Proteins from a genomic interval of Gordonia sp. SL306:
- a CDS encoding condensation protein: MKLCGDDSVEIEPGAVIRWELAATADSLPVDVPPSENEKFHLDAVRRNGTAGWLALTVEFAEAVAVDDITRSLRGLVDRHEVLRCHFVSSDDEHVRHRLPVGGLRVRPVTGTVLPAHPGPAGTTDPAVAGIGDPPLADRLVDDIATVCSPFAPLRHYLAAVRRPSSTTVILAFDHCYVDAYSLAVIASDLVDDLSGTKVTQPVSFLDIRMIEDAAPTVAPDDPRLRGWGEFLAANDWTVPEFPLDLGLARDDTAPVCTEVRTLMCAESAHRFEKNVHALDARTYPALLTALADAVHDVGGPAELPAILPVHTRYDATDRKAVGWLVGNAPIRLSAGGDRGTTLRANTARLGEALPLARIGLTPVYLTFGDLIRTNRSDVFMVSYVDYRKLGLPASVTTRQISSSRRTDTAQFWFWRDADGVHLRARYPETALAHRTMTGVLDAVDDRLRDVWSGGLRHRAG; encoded by the coding sequence GTGAAGCTCTGTGGCGACGATTCGGTCGAGATCGAGCCCGGCGCAGTCATCCGCTGGGAGTTGGCCGCGACCGCCGACTCCCTCCCTGTCGATGTGCCGCCGTCGGAGAACGAGAAGTTCCACCTCGATGCGGTTCGCCGCAACGGCACCGCCGGTTGGCTCGCGCTGACCGTCGAGTTCGCGGAGGCCGTGGCGGTCGACGACATCACCCGCAGCCTTCGGGGGCTGGTGGACCGGCACGAGGTGCTGCGGTGTCATTTCGTCTCCTCCGACGACGAGCATGTCCGCCACCGACTGCCGGTCGGCGGCCTGCGTGTGCGACCCGTCACCGGAACCGTTCTCCCGGCCCACCCGGGTCCGGCGGGTACCACGGATCCGGCCGTCGCGGGCATCGGGGATCCCCCACTCGCCGACCGCCTGGTCGACGACATCGCAACGGTCTGTTCGCCGTTCGCGCCGCTACGGCACTACCTCGCCGCCGTACGGCGGCCGTCGTCGACGACCGTGATCCTCGCGTTCGACCACTGCTACGTCGACGCCTATTCGCTCGCGGTGATCGCATCCGACCTCGTGGACGACCTCTCCGGCACGAAAGTCACACAGCCGGTGAGCTTTCTGGACATCCGGATGATCGAGGACGCCGCTCCGACGGTGGCCCCCGACGACCCGCGTCTGCGCGGCTGGGGGGAGTTCCTCGCCGCCAACGACTGGACGGTCCCCGAATTCCCTCTCGACCTCGGTCTGGCACGCGACGACACCGCCCCGGTGTGTACCGAGGTGCGCACACTGATGTGCGCCGAGTCCGCGCACCGCTTCGAGAAGAACGTCCACGCACTCGACGCGCGCACGTACCCGGCACTGCTGACGGCGCTTGCGGATGCGGTTCACGATGTCGGCGGGCCCGCTGAGCTGCCCGCCATCCTGCCGGTCCACACCCGCTACGACGCCACCGATCGCAAGGCGGTCGGATGGCTGGTCGGCAACGCACCCATCCGGTTGAGCGCCGGAGGAGATCGCGGAACCACCCTGCGCGCCAACACCGCGCGGCTCGGGGAGGCACTTCCGCTGGCGCGGATCGGTCTCACCCCGGTGTACCTGACCTTCGGCGACCTGATCCGGACCAACCGCAGCGACGTCTTCATGGTGTCCTATGTCGACTACCGCAAGCTCGGCCTGCCTGCGTCGGTGACCACCCGGCAGATCTCGAGCTCACGCCGGACCGACACCGCGCAGTTCTGGTTCTGGCGGGACGCCGACGGTGTCCACCTGCGCGCCCGGTACCCGGAGACCGCACTCGCCCACCGCACGATGACCGGCGTGCTCGACGCGGTGGACGACCGGCTGCGCGATGTCTGGTCGGGCGGGCTGCGCCACCGTGCCGGGTGA
- the uraD gene encoding 2-oxo-4-hydroxy-4-carboxy-5-ureidoimidazoline decarboxylase: MTTDSTTPIDGAKRKKRVAPVDQVPPAGKLLTLGAQHVVAFYAGAVLVPLLIARSINLDSEALTMLITADLFTCGIASLLQAVGIWKIGVRLPLLQGITFATLAPVIQIANNHGGGRVGLQTVYGAVIAAGVFTFLIAPFFARLIRFLPPVVTGTLITIIGICLIPVGAGDAVSDPATHLHDSANWRWVLYVLGTILLIVLMQRFFRGFMATIAVLLGLVVGTFVAWLCGDANFAAVGQADWLGFTPPFAFGWPRFDIVAIVSLIVVLLVVAVESTGSVFATGEIVGKRIKKEDVAATVRADGLATVIGGSFNSFPYTAFSENVGLVRLTGVKSRWVVAAAGGIMIVLGLFPKLAKVVECIPAPVLGGAALIMFATVAIVGIQTLTSVDFTDHRNLIISATSLAVALYVQFSQSATPTTVIEKSGQQVEVPALPGVDQAMPNIFLQIPFSTGITMGAITAILLNLLFFHLGSRGPAVAGGGAITLDEVNTMSKEQFRATFGGVVQNVDWVLDRAWDQKPFEDVHDLRSAFQEAMLTGSDTEQLDLIRAFPDLGAEDEDTGELIAVDHKGLSHLEETEHENVVNLASAYREHFGFPLVICARETERYDRVLRSGWARMDNADTSEKSFALIEIAKIANYRFDDLVADANPITSARFSRQPELS; the protein is encoded by the coding sequence ATGACCACGGATTCCACCACTCCCATCGACGGAGCCAAGCGCAAGAAGAGGGTTGCCCCTGTCGATCAGGTGCCACCCGCAGGCAAACTGCTCACCCTGGGTGCACAGCATGTCGTCGCGTTCTACGCCGGAGCGGTGCTCGTCCCGCTCCTGATCGCACGGTCGATCAACCTCGACTCCGAGGCCCTGACCATGCTCATCACCGCGGATCTGTTCACGTGCGGCATTGCCTCCCTGCTCCAGGCGGTCGGCATCTGGAAAATCGGCGTCCGCCTGCCACTGCTGCAGGGCATCACGTTCGCCACGCTGGCGCCGGTGATCCAGATCGCGAACAACCACGGCGGTGGGCGTGTCGGCCTGCAGACCGTGTACGGCGCGGTCATCGCGGCAGGCGTGTTCACCTTCTTGATCGCACCGTTCTTCGCCAGGTTGATCCGCTTCCTGCCACCGGTGGTCACCGGCACGCTGATCACGATCATCGGCATCTGCCTGATCCCGGTCGGCGCAGGCGATGCGGTCAGCGACCCGGCGACCCATCTGCACGATTCGGCCAACTGGCGGTGGGTTCTCTACGTACTGGGCACGATCCTGCTGATCGTGCTGATGCAACGCTTCTTCCGCGGCTTCATGGCCACGATCGCGGTGCTGCTCGGCCTCGTCGTCGGAACGTTCGTGGCCTGGCTGTGCGGAGACGCGAACTTTGCAGCCGTGGGTCAGGCCGACTGGCTCGGCTTCACCCCGCCGTTCGCCTTCGGCTGGCCGCGTTTCGACATCGTCGCGATCGTCTCGCTGATCGTGGTGCTGCTGGTGGTCGCCGTCGAATCGACCGGATCGGTGTTCGCGACCGGCGAGATCGTCGGCAAGCGCATCAAGAAGGAGGACGTCGCCGCGACGGTCCGAGCCGACGGTCTGGCCACCGTCATCGGCGGCTCGTTCAACTCCTTCCCCTACACGGCCTTCTCGGAGAACGTCGGCCTGGTCCGACTCACCGGCGTCAAGAGCCGATGGGTGGTCGCCGCCGCCGGCGGCATCATGATCGTCCTCGGGCTGTTCCCGAAGCTGGCCAAGGTCGTCGAGTGCATCCCCGCACCCGTGCTCGGCGGCGCGGCCCTGATCATGTTCGCCACGGTGGCCATCGTCGGCATCCAGACCCTGACGTCCGTCGACTTCACCGATCACCGCAACCTGATCATCTCGGCGACCTCGCTCGCCGTCGCGCTGTATGTGCAGTTCTCGCAGTCGGCGACACCGACCACCGTCATCGAGAAGTCCGGTCAGCAGGTCGAGGTGCCCGCCCTCCCGGGCGTCGATCAGGCGATGCCCAACATCTTCCTGCAGATCCCCTTCTCGACCGGCATCACGATGGGTGCGATCACCGCGATCCTGCTCAACCTGCTGTTCTTCCACCTCGGCAGCCGCGGCCCCGCCGTCGCGGGCGGTGGCGCGATCACCCTCGACGAGGTCAACACCATGTCCAAGGAGCAGTTCCGCGCGACGTTCGGTGGCGTTGTGCAGAACGTGGACTGGGTCCTCGACCGCGCGTGGGATCAGAAACCCTTCGAGGACGTCCACGATCTCCGCAGCGCGTTCCAGGAGGCGATGCTCACCGGTAGCGACACCGAGCAGCTGGACCTGATCCGCGCCTTTCCCGACCTCGGCGCCGAGGACGAGGACACCGGCGAACTGATCGCCGTCGATCACAAGGGCCTGTCGCATCTGGAGGAGACCGAACACGAGAACGTGGTCAACCTGGCGTCGGCGTACCGGGAGCATTTCGGCTTCCCGCTCGTCATCTGTGCCCGGGAGACCGAACGATACGACCGGGTGTTGCGCAGCGGCTGGGCGCGGATGGACAACGCCGACACCAGTGAGAAGTCCTTTGCCCTCATCGAGATCGCAAAGATCGCCAACTACCGGTTCGACGATCTGGTCGCCGATGCCAATCCGATCACGTCGGCCCGGTTCAGCCGACAGCCCGAACTCTCCTAG
- a CDS encoding nucleotidyltransferase family protein, whose translation MGIEPSVPDRRREPGRLVGVVLAAGAGSRFGAPKIVADDGDWLRRSVDALARGGCSEVFVAMGARIVDPPDGASAIIVPGWRSGLGDTVRVAATSARDADADGMVLHVVDTPDVGPDVTIRLLAAVGRRRDGIARAVFDGRPGHPVYFGADHLDGVIATVTGDVGAQPYLAAHRADLLLVECGDLATGRDRDTPG comes from the coding sequence ATGGGTATCGAGCCGAGTGTTCCGGATCGGCGGCGCGAACCGGGCCGCCTGGTCGGGGTGGTGCTGGCGGCGGGCGCCGGGAGTCGCTTCGGTGCGCCCAAAATCGTTGCTGACGACGGTGATTGGCTTCGTCGATCGGTCGATGCGCTGGCCCGCGGCGGCTGCTCCGAGGTGTTCGTCGCGATGGGCGCCCGGATCGTCGACCCACCGGACGGGGCATCGGCGATCATCGTGCCCGGCTGGCGGAGCGGCCTCGGGGACACCGTCCGGGTGGCGGCGACATCGGCGCGGGATGCCGATGCGGACGGCATGGTTTTACATGTTGTTGACACACCGGACGTCGGTCCGGATGTGACCATCCGACTTCTCGCCGCGGTCGGTCGCAGGCGAGATGGCATCGCCCGGGCGGTCTTCGACGGTCGACCAGGACATCCGGTGTACTTCGGGGCCGATCACCTCGACGGCGTGATCGCGACGGTCACCGGTGATGTGGGTGCACAGCCGTACCTCGCCGCTCACCGCGCCGACCTGCTCCTGGTCGAATGTGGCGATCTGGCCACCGGCCGGGATCGGGACACCCCTGGCTGA
- a CDS encoding TetR/AcrR family transcriptional regulator C-terminal domain-containing protein → MRNWGGVILENDYGPQRGVTAISGYLRSAQDAGVVDPAVDADVTAHLLIASVFLRHAQPMLVGHSLGLPSRDQTLESIVATLHR, encoded by the coding sequence GTGCGGAATTGGGGTGGCGTGATCCTGGAGAACGATTACGGACCTCAGCGTGGGGTGACCGCGATCAGCGGGTACCTGAGATCCGCGCAAGACGCCGGCGTGGTCGATCCGGCGGTGGACGCAGATGTGACCGCCCATCTCCTGATCGCGTCGGTCTTCCTCCGGCACGCGCAGCCGATGCTGGTCGGCCATTCCCTCGGCCTGCCCTCACGCGACCAGACCCTCGAATCGATCGTCGCGACCCTGCACCGCTGA
- a CDS encoding MFS transporter, translating to MPRKWLTLAAVCTGVFMLLLDVTIVNVALPDIQRDLGSSLAGLQWVIDAYALTLAALLLTAGTIADIIGRKLVFASGIVVFTIGSLACGLAPTIEFLVAARALQGVGGAIMFATSLALLAQAFAPKERGVAFGVFGAVTGVSVAVGPVLGGVLTTGLSWHWIFYVNIPVGIAALAVTYVGVDESKAPGSRRIDWLGCVSFSAALAFLVFGLIRSHADGWGSSTVAGSLIAAAVLLVAFVVVERMVADPMIDGALLRVPTFNGGLIAAWAVSASIFSALTYLVIYLQTIMGYSALEAGLRFLPFSAVVFVAAAVAGRLSDLVPVRWLIGPGFVFVAAGLWLMRGTDPTGSWTQLVPGFVVAGVGTGLINPPLASTAVGVVEQERAGMASGINSTFRQIGIATGVAVLGSVLASHFADTVASALTGGPLSARAQEIGDAVADGNMAGVLGTVPGPLRAGVARVAAQGYADALDRVLLIAAVVALVAGLIAAALIRSRDFHDPDASPDTDIAADADAARAGQDAGAALDVPIVRTVK from the coding sequence ATGCCTCGGAAATGGTTGACCCTGGCTGCGGTGTGCACCGGGGTGTTCATGTTGCTGCTCGACGTGACGATCGTGAACGTCGCGCTACCCGACATCCAGCGGGACCTGGGATCGTCGTTGGCCGGTCTCCAATGGGTGATCGACGCGTACGCGCTGACCCTCGCGGCGCTGCTGCTGACGGCGGGGACCATCGCCGACATCATCGGCCGCAAGCTGGTGTTCGCGTCCGGCATCGTCGTGTTCACGATCGGTTCGCTGGCGTGCGGTCTGGCGCCCACCATCGAATTCCTGGTCGCCGCCAGGGCTTTGCAGGGTGTCGGTGGGGCGATCATGTTCGCCACGTCGCTCGCGCTGTTGGCGCAGGCGTTTGCGCCCAAGGAGAGAGGCGTCGCGTTCGGCGTGTTCGGCGCGGTGACGGGCGTCTCGGTGGCTGTTGGGCCGGTTCTCGGTGGGGTGCTCACGACAGGACTGTCGTGGCACTGGATCTTCTACGTCAACATCCCGGTGGGCATCGCGGCCCTGGCGGTCACCTACGTCGGAGTCGACGAGTCGAAGGCCCCCGGGTCACGGCGCATCGACTGGCTGGGTTGTGTGAGTTTCAGTGCGGCCCTGGCGTTCCTGGTCTTCGGTCTCATCCGCAGCCACGCCGACGGATGGGGGTCGTCGACGGTCGCCGGTTCGCTCATCGCCGCCGCGGTGCTCCTGGTGGCCTTCGTCGTCGTGGAAAGGATGGTCGCGGACCCGATGATCGACGGCGCACTGCTCCGGGTGCCGACCTTCAACGGTGGTCTGATCGCGGCGTGGGCGGTGTCGGCGTCGATCTTCTCGGCACTGACCTACCTGGTCATCTACCTGCAGACCATCATGGGGTACTCGGCGCTGGAGGCCGGATTGCGCTTCCTGCCGTTCTCTGCGGTCGTGTTCGTCGCGGCCGCCGTCGCAGGCCGGCTCTCGGATCTGGTGCCGGTGAGATGGCTCATCGGTCCCGGATTCGTGTTCGTGGCGGCGGGACTCTGGCTGATGCGCGGCACGGACCCGACGGGCAGCTGGACTCAGCTGGTGCCGGGGTTCGTCGTCGCCGGCGTCGGGACCGGTCTGATCAATCCGCCGCTGGCATCGACGGCCGTCGGTGTGGTCGAGCAGGAGCGGGCGGGGATGGCGTCGGGGATCAACTCCACCTTCCGGCAGATCGGCATCGCCACCGGGGTGGCGGTGCTCGGCAGTGTGCTCGCATCGCATTTCGCCGACACGGTGGCGTCGGCGTTGACCGGCGGGCCGCTGTCGGCACGCGCACAGGAGATCGGCGATGCGGTGGCCGACGGCAACATGGCAGGCGTTCTGGGGACGGTGCCCGGCCCGCTCCGCGCCGGGGTCGCCCGGGTGGCGGCGCAGGGTTATGCCGACGCGCTGGATCGGGTCCTCCTCATCGCCGCGGTGGTGGCGCTGGTTGCCGGCCTGATCGCGGCGGCACTGATCCGTAGTCGTGACTTCCATGACCCAGACGCTTCGCCGGATACGGACATCGCCGCGGACGCGGACGCGGCGCGCGCGGGGCAGGACGCCGGAGCTGCCCTGGACGTGCCGATCGTGAGGACGGTGAAGTGA
- a CDS encoding SufE family protein, producing MSLPDAMAEIVDDFGALGDSDKVTLLLEFSRELPDLPEHLLEDAMEPVPECQSPVFLAVDASDPTSVRLHFSAPPEAPTTRGFASILHQGLDGASADDILAVPADFYHDLGLGSAVSPLRLRGMAGMLARIKGQVRAQTAGSGGPPTAP from the coding sequence ATGAGCCTCCCGGACGCCATGGCCGAGATCGTCGACGATTTCGGTGCACTGGGCGATTCCGACAAGGTGACGCTGCTGCTGGAGTTCTCGCGGGAGCTTCCGGACCTTCCCGAGCACTTGCTCGAGGACGCGATGGAGCCGGTGCCGGAATGCCAGTCCCCGGTGTTCCTCGCGGTGGACGCGTCTGACCCGACGTCGGTGCGACTGCATTTCAGCGCCCCGCCCGAGGCACCGACCACCCGTGGATTCGCGTCGATCCTGCACCAGGGCCTCGACGGCGCATCCGCCGACGACATCCTCGCGGTGCCTGCCGATTTCTATCACGATCTCGGTCTCGGTTCCGCGGTGAGCCCGCTGCGCCTGCGCGGCATGGCGGGCATGCTCGCCCGGATCAAGGGTCAGGTCCGTGCGCAGACGGCCGGGTCCGGCGGGCCGCCGACCGCGCCATGA
- a CDS encoding sulfurtransferase, whose translation MSVETDPNPAFADYAHPERLVTTQWLSAHLGAKGLKIIESDEDVLLFDIGHIPTAQKVDWHLHLNDPVTRDYIDGEQFAELMRSKGIERDDTIVVYGDKSNWWAAYALWVFTLFGHEDVRLLDGGRDAWMSEDRETSFDVPEYPRSDYPVVERDDTVIRAFAPEVLGALGSEPLVDVRSPQEYSGERTHMPDYPEEGALRGGHIPTAISIPWAKAAAPDGRFRAKAELDEIYGDLDASTPTIAYCRIGERSSHTWFVLTHLLGFGNVRNYDGSWTEWGNAVRVPIAVGTEPGSAPAST comes from the coding sequence TTGAGCGTTGAGACCGATCCGAATCCGGCGTTCGCCGACTACGCCCACCCGGAGCGCCTCGTCACGACGCAGTGGCTCTCGGCGCACCTCGGCGCCAAGGGACTCAAGATCATCGAGTCCGACGAGGACGTCCTCCTCTTCGACATCGGTCACATCCCGACCGCCCAGAAGGTGGATTGGCATCTGCACCTGAACGACCCGGTGACCCGCGACTACATCGACGGCGAACAGTTCGCCGAACTGATGCGCAGCAAGGGCATCGAGCGCGACGACACCATCGTCGTCTACGGCGACAAGAGCAACTGGTGGGCGGCGTACGCACTCTGGGTGTTCACCCTCTTCGGTCACGAGGACGTCCGACTGCTCGACGGCGGCCGGGATGCCTGGATGTCCGAAGACCGGGAGACCTCCTTCGACGTCCCCGAGTATCCCCGCTCGGACTACCCGGTCGTCGAGCGCGACGACACGGTGATCCGTGCGTTCGCACCCGAGGTGCTCGGTGCGCTCGGCTCCGAGCCGCTCGTCGACGTCCGCTCGCCGCAGGAGTACAGCGGCGAACGCACTCACATGCCCGACTACCCGGAGGAGGGCGCGCTGCGGGGTGGACACATCCCCACCGCCATCTCAATCCCGTGGGCGAAGGCGGCCGCTCCCGACGGCCGGTTCCGGGCCAAGGCCGAACTCGACGAGATCTACGGCGACCTCGATGCGTCGACACCGACCATCGCGTACTGCCGGATCGGCGAGCGCTCGAGCCACACCTGGTTCGTGCTGACCCACCTGCTGGGCTTCGGCAACGTGCGCAACTACGACGGCTCGTGGACCGAGTGGGGCAACGCGGTGCGGGTACCGATCGCCGTCGGCACCGAACCCGGCTCGGCGCCCGCCTCGACATGA
- a CDS encoding condensation domain-containing protein, translating to MKFIQILEEPIEPGGLVEWMPYVPGGLGNWSHDSRLTSHNHEQHLRSAFEYRLRTRREGGRESWLGLSIEFDEPLSIPAIRSTLMTWIDRHEVLRSHVVIKGDGLQRLSTDVGTVKLKMGRIGWYTQSGPLVEQIAGAFDRATAPLHWPAYMFATVGREDSFTLLFAADHSLVDGYSLIMAQQELVTLYRSARDHTEPDLPAVGSYVDFSAEERRQADQTGADHPAVSTWSSFLRSGRGSLPGFDYRPAGTDGDPDSATDPTADNPTAEDTASAETDDGPGPQNSITGVVLDDDAANRFTAVCSQAGGTLTAGVLAAFAIVYHERTGDPEFRCVLPRHTRDHTRWLTALGWFVAVAPFCLDVSDSPTFDQAVTRATAELKRSRQGASLPFLRVAELIGYEGEPHFVISFIDTRYAPGAAAADEGRAKVLRSHSYATDEVFIWINRTPSGMRVSARFPARAAVTVGPTVDSTTEVNNLTSAGIDDATDLDTPDAVRAYLGRFTELVQAIGDSSTFGVTNPPGAQPSN from the coding sequence ATGAAATTCATCCAGATCCTCGAGGAGCCGATCGAGCCAGGCGGACTCGTCGAGTGGATGCCCTACGTCCCGGGTGGGCTCGGCAACTGGAGTCACGACTCACGGTTGACCTCCCACAATCACGAACAGCATCTGCGCTCGGCCTTCGAATATCGCCTGCGCACCCGCCGGGAAGGTGGCCGGGAATCGTGGCTCGGGCTCTCCATCGAGTTCGACGAGCCCCTGTCGATCCCGGCGATCCGCAGCACCCTGATGACATGGATCGATCGGCACGAGGTCCTCCGCAGCCATGTCGTCATCAAGGGCGACGGCCTGCAACGACTCAGCACGGACGTGGGCACGGTCAAGCTCAAGATGGGCCGGATCGGCTGGTACACCCAGTCGGGCCCCCTCGTCGAGCAGATCGCCGGCGCGTTCGACCGGGCAACCGCGCCCCTGCACTGGCCCGCGTACATGTTCGCCACGGTCGGCCGCGAGGACTCCTTCACGTTGCTGTTCGCCGCCGACCACTCGCTGGTGGACGGATACTCGCTGATCATGGCCCAGCAGGAACTGGTGACGCTCTACCGGTCGGCACGTGATCACACCGAGCCCGATCTGCCGGCGGTCGGCAGTTACGTCGATTTCAGTGCCGAGGAGCGTCGGCAGGCCGATCAGACCGGTGCCGACCATCCCGCGGTGTCGACGTGGTCGTCGTTCCTGCGCAGCGGCCGCGGCAGCCTGCCCGGCTTCGACTACCGACCCGCAGGCACCGACGGCGACCCGGATTCCGCCACCGACCCAACCGCCGACAACCCAACCGCCGAGGACACGGCGTCGGCCGAGACCGACGACGGTCCCGGTCCGCAGAATTCCATCACCGGCGTCGTCCTCGACGACGACGCGGCCAACCGGTTCACGGCGGTGTGCTCGCAGGCAGGCGGGACACTGACCGCCGGGGTGCTCGCGGCGTTCGCCATCGTCTATCACGAACGGACCGGCGACCCCGAGTTCCGCTGCGTCCTGCCCCGCCACACCCGCGACCACACGCGGTGGCTCACTGCGCTCGGCTGGTTCGTCGCCGTCGCGCCGTTCTGCCTCGACGTCTCCGACTCCCCCACCTTCGATCAGGCGGTCACGCGCGCCACCGCCGAGCTGAAACGGTCCCGGCAGGGCGCATCTCTGCCGTTCCTGCGCGTCGCCGAACTCATCGGGTACGAGGGCGAGCCCCACTTCGTCATCTCGTTCATCGACACCAGGTACGCGCCCGGCGCCGCGGCGGCCGACGAAGGCCGCGCCAAGGTGCTCCGCAGTCACAGCTACGCCACCGACGAGGTCTTCATCTGGATCAACCGGACGCCGTCCGGAATGCGCGTTTCCGCCCGATTCCCCGCCAGGGCGGCCGTCACCGTCGGCCCCACTGTTGACTCGACGACAGAAGTGAACAATCTCACCTCGGCCGGGATCGACGACGCCACCGACCTCGACACGCCCGATGCCGTACGCGCCTACCTGGGCCGTTTCACCGAGCTCGTCCAGGCCATCGGCGACAGCAGCACCTTCGGCGTCACGAACCCACCCGGTGCCCAACCGAGCAATTGA
- a CDS encoding acetyl/propionyl/methylcrotonyl-CoA carboxylase subunit alpha, with translation MPSPSANSSTISKVLIANRGEIAVRVIRAARDAGLPSVAVYAEPDADALFVKLADEAFALGGQTSAESYLVFDKILDAAAKSGANAIHPGYGFLSENGDFAQAVIDAGLIWIGPSPQSIRDLGDKVTARHIALKANAPMAPGTKDPVKDADEVVAFAEEHGVPVAIKAAFGGGGRGMKVAYTIDEIPHLFESATREAVSAFGRGECFVERYLDKARHVEAQVIADQHGNVIVAGTRDCSLQRRFQKLVEEAPAPFLTTEQRERIHSSAKAICREAGYYGAGTVEFLVGADGLVSFLEVNTRLQVEHPVTEETAGIDLVRQQFRIANGDKLEISEDPTPRGHSFEFRINGEDAGRNFLPAPGPVTVYKEPTGPGVRVDSGVVAGDVIGGQFDSMLAKLIVTGENREQALERSRRALAEFQVEGLATVIPFHRHIVENPAFHGHVDENGDEKFDIYTKWIETDWENPIEPFTGGEPIEEDDSLPRQNVVVEVGGRRVEVSLPGDLALGGGGGSANGVVRKKPKARARKKGGGAAASGDAVQAPMQGTVVKVAVEEGQEVSAGELVVVLEAMKMENPVTAHKDGVVTGLAVEAGAAVTQGTMLLELK, from the coding sequence GTGCCTAGTCCCTCTGCGAACAGCTCGACCATTTCCAAGGTGCTCATCGCCAATCGCGGTGAGATCGCCGTCCGCGTGATCCGCGCAGCCCGCGACGCCGGCCTCCCCAGCGTCGCCGTGTACGCCGAGCCGGACGCCGACGCATTGTTCGTGAAGCTCGCCGACGAGGCGTTCGCGCTGGGTGGTCAGACCTCCGCAGAGTCGTACCTGGTGTTCGACAAGATCCTCGACGCCGCCGCGAAGTCGGGCGCGAACGCCATCCACCCCGGGTACGGATTCCTCTCCGAGAACGGCGACTTCGCCCAGGCCGTCATCGACGCGGGTCTGATCTGGATCGGACCGTCCCCGCAGTCGATCCGCGACCTCGGTGACAAGGTCACCGCTCGCCACATCGCCCTCAAGGCCAACGCCCCGATGGCCCCGGGCACCAAGGACCCGGTGAAGGACGCCGACGAGGTCGTCGCCTTCGCCGAGGAGCACGGTGTGCCGGTCGCGATCAAGGCGGCGTTCGGCGGCGGTGGTCGCGGCATGAAGGTCGCTTACACCATCGACGAGATCCCCCACCTGTTCGAGTCGGCCACCCGCGAGGCGGTCTCCGCCTTCGGCCGCGGCGAGTGCTTCGTCGAGCGTTACCTCGACAAGGCCCGCCACGTCGAGGCGCAGGTCATCGCCGACCAGCACGGCAACGTCATCGTCGCGGGCACCCGCGACTGCTCGCTGCAGCGTCGGTTCCAGAAGCTGGTCGAGGAGGCTCCCGCCCCCTTCCTGACCACCGAGCAGCGCGAGCGCATCCACTCGTCCGCCAAGGCCATCTGCCGGGAGGCCGGGTACTACGGCGCCGGCACGGTCGAGTTCCTCGTGGGCGCCGACGGGCTGGTCTCCTTCCTCGAGGTCAACACCCGGCTTCAGGTCGAGCACCCGGTCACCGAGGAAACCGCGGGCATCGACCTCGTCCGCCAGCAGTTCCGGATCGCCAACGGCGACAAGCTGGAGATCTCCGAGGATCCGACACCGCGCGGACACTCCTTCGAGTTCCGTATCAACGGTGAGGACGCCGGCCGCAACTTCCTGCCCGCACCGGGCCCGGTCACGGTCTACAAGGAGCCGACCGGCCCCGGCGTGCGCGTCGACTCGGGCGTCGTCGCAGGCGACGTCATCGGTGGCCAGTTCGACTCGATGCTCGCCAAGCTGATCGTCACCGGCGAGAACCGCGAGCAGGCGCTGGAGCGTTCACGTCGTGCTCTCGCCGAGTTCCAGGTCGAGGGCCTGGCGACGGTCATCCCGTTCCACCGACACATCGTCGAGAACCCGGCCTTCCACGGTCACGTGGACGAGAACGGCGACGAGAAGTTCGACATCTACACCAAGTGGATCGAGACCGATTGGGAGAACCCGATCGAGCCGTTCACCGGCGGTGAGCCCATCGAAGAAGACGACTCGCTGCCGCGCCAGAACGTGGTGGTCGAGGTCGGCGGCCGTCGCGTCGAGGTCTCCCTGCCCGGCGACCTCGCGCTCGGCGGCGGTGGCGGCAGCGCCAACGGCGTGGTCCGCAAGAAGCCGAAGGCGCGTGCACGCAAGAAGGGTGGCGGCGCGGCCGCGTCCGGCGACGCCGTGCAGGCCCCGATGCAGGGCACCGTCGTCAAGGTCGCCGTCGAGGAGGGCCAGGAGGTCTCCGCAGGCGAGCTCGTGGTGGTGCTCGAGGCGATGAAGATGGAGAACCCGGTCACCGCGCACAAGGACGGCGTGGTCACCGGCCTGGCCGTCGAGGCGGGCGCCGCGGTCACCCAGGGCACCATGCTCCTCGAGTTGAAGTAG